Proteins encoded by one window of Psychrilyobacter piezotolerans:
- a CDS encoding peptidylprolyl isomerase, with product MKKMAIILIIASLVLTACNKKEGGVKTKDESNVIMVIGNENLTESELQEKIDTLPAQYKEYSKSEKGRAALIEEISVRKMLKQEAVKTGIENTESYKKDLEGIKEDLLISHVVNKKIVEGVKLTESELKAEYEKNKENFKTPEQIKAAHILINVSDDMTEAEKKDAEKRAEKILTEVTPANFSEMAKKYSEGPTSENGGELGWFDKTSMVKEFADAAFTGVPEKIYGTVVETQFGYHIIYIEDKKEAGYLSFEDVKPSLEKELLNKKRAEEYRAWVEELKKEYIKK from the coding sequence ATGAAAAAAATGGCAATAATATTGATCATAGCCTCATTGGTATTGACGGCTTGTAATAAAAAAGAGGGAGGGGTAAAAACTAAAGATGAATCCAATGTAATTATGGTTATTGGGAATGAGAATTTAACTGAATCAGAATTACAGGAAAAAATAGATACCCTGCCGGCCCAGTATAAGGAGTACTCTAAATCTGAGAAGGGTAGAGCAGCTCTGATAGAGGAGATAAGTGTAAGAAAGATGTTAAAACAGGAAGCTGTAAAAACAGGAATTGAAAACACAGAATCTTATAAAAAAGATTTAGAGGGGATTAAGGAAGATCTGTTGATAAGTCATGTGGTTAACAAGAAAATAGTAGAGGGTGTAAAGTTAACAGAATCAGAATTAAAGGCTGAATATGAAAAAAATAAGGAAAATTTTAAGACACCGGAGCAGATAAAAGCTGCTCATATATTAATAAATGTAAGTGATGATATGACTGAGGCTGAAAAAAAAGACGCTGAAAAAAGAGCTGAAAAAATATTAACAGAAGTTACACCAGCAAACTTTAGTGAGATGGCAAAAAAATATTCAGAGGGACCTACATCTGAAAATGGCGGTGAGCTTGGATGGTTTGACAAAACTTCCATGGTAAAAGAATTTGCCGATGCAGCATTCACAGGAGTACCGGAAAAAATATATGGAACTGTTGTTGAAACACAATTTGGTTATCATATAATATATATTGAAGATAAAAAAGAGGCCGGATATCTGAGTTTTGAAGATGTAAAACCATCTTTAGAGAAGGAATTATTAAATAAGAAAAGAGCTGAGGAATATAGAGCCTGGGTAGAGGAATTAAAAAAAGAGTATATAAAAAAATAA
- the mazG gene encoding nucleoside triphosphate pyrophosphohydrolase yields MNEFYKLVDIMKKLRAPDGCPWDREQTIESLKPYLLEETYETLEAMDIGGEELKGELGDLLLNIIFQSLIKEEEGEFTIDDVAKKVSEKLIRRHPHIFADVEVEGTKDVMRNWEEIKKKEKEHRGRKSVLDGIPKIYPPLAKAYKLQVKAAKVGFDWEDEVGALNKLEEELGEMKAAYEKNDRENLKEEIGDVVFTLVNIARKLDIDIVDAVMKTNNKFEDRFRYVEDNCDLGESTLEEMDRLWDEAKNK; encoded by the coding sequence ATGAATGAGTTTTACAAGTTAGTGGATATAATGAAAAAGTTAAGGGCTCCCGACGGATGCCCATGGGACAGGGAACAAACCATAGAGAGTTTGAAACCTTATTTATTGGAGGAAACCTATGAAACTCTGGAAGCTATGGATATAGGCGGAGAGGAGTTAAAGGGGGAGTTGGGAGACCTCCTGCTAAATATTATCTTTCAATCTTTAATAAAGGAGGAGGAAGGGGAGTTTACAATCGATGATGTGGCTAAAAAAGTCAGTGAAAAATTGATCAGAAGACATCCGCATATTTTTGCAGATGTAGAGGTAGAAGGAACAAAGGATGTCATGAGAAACTGGGAGGAGATAAAGAAAAAGGAAAAAGAGCATAGGGGAAGAAAATCTGTCTTAGACGGGATTCCCAAAATTTATCCACCCTTAGCCAAGGCATATAAACTCCAAGTTAAAGCTGCTAAAGTGGGGTTTGACTGGGAAGATGAGGTAGGAGCATTAAATAAATTAGAGGAAGAATTAGGTGAGATGAAGGCAGCATATGAAAAAAATGACAGGGAAAATTTAAAGGAAGAGATAGGAGATGTTGTGTTCACCCTTGTAAATATTGCTCGAAAATTAGATATAGACATCGTGGATGCAGTGATGAAGACCAACAATAAATTTGAAGATAGATTTAGATATGTAGAAGATAACTGTGATCTGGGAGAGAGTACATTGGAAGAGATGGATAGATTATGGGATGAAGCGAAAAATAAATAA
- a CDS encoding RNA-binding S4 domain-containing protein: protein MRLDKFFKVSRIIKRRPVAKTVLDNKKVKLNGKISKAGATVSVGDIIELEYFSKYMKVEVLEVPSGNTKKDEAEELFKILEVKEIEIN, encoded by the coding sequence ATGCGTTTAGATAAATTTTTTAAAGTCTCAAGAATAATAAAAAGAAGACCTGTAGCAAAGACAGTACTGGATAACAAGAAGGTAAAATTAAATGGAAAAATATCCAAAGCAGGAGCAACAGTAAGTGTAGGAGATATAATCGAGTTGGAATATTTTAGTAAATATATGAAGGTTGAAGTTTTAGAAGTGCCTAGTGGAAACACCAAAAAAGATGAAGCTGAGGAGCTATTTAAAATATTAGAGGTAAAAGAGATAGAGATAAATTAA